In the Trachemys scripta elegans isolate TJP31775 unplaced genomic scaffold, CAS_Tse_1.0 scaffold_136, whole genome shotgun sequence genome, one interval contains:
- the LOC117870294 gene encoding myeloid zinc finger 1-like, whose protein sequence is MAATQEVPPPALGLHFLYPLEETMAPRVKMEEPEPLGPEPGWEWEAASKAPWLVQAGTIGELLRWAAPQQARPEETPQCWWGQRSPLEVLPPWESPTLPDNSALFGQATDACPWPRGERLARLTPTLSSEAFSSSRAGDAKDYGKVKAAILGAERAAILGEQLTRLTPTLSSEAYRSLEPGDAKDYGKAAILGVDRAAILGVDKTAILGEPLPRLTPTLSSEAYRSLEGGDAKEYGKAALLGVDRAAILGMDKAGILGEQLMRLTPTLSSEAYRSLEAGDAKDYGKAAILGVDRAAILGVDKVTMLGEQLTRLTPTLSGEAYRSLGTGDAKDYGKASILGADRAAILGVDKEAILGMDKAAILGEQLTHLTPTLNGEVYRSLEARDAKGYEKAVIMGEQLTQFMPALSSEAYRSLEAGDAKDYGKAAILGADKAAILGMDKAAILGVDKVAILEEQQTQFMPTLSGEAYRSLEAGDTKDYGKAAILGVGKAAILGVGKAAAERWRQCFRGFSYQEAGGPREAWARLRELSRRWLEPQRRTKEQILELLVLEQFLSILPGEMQSWVWERGPETCAEAVALAEGFQRGRPEAGMWEQQVTVRVKVEKPSMEETPCAGASWETPLPPLPRPQEGATLSRPGPELPCIPKEEPQPPPAAIMEDANPQQKSPKEAKVPSTCPPKSDGDRGPGSQGRADVPQPPRELTQHAHDPDAVSGSHPIQGPHLCPQCGRSFRQSSALMAHQRTHTGEKPHQCPQCGKSFSRGSQLTRHLRIHGAERSHRCHQCSRSFYHSSELARHRASHSKDRPYGCSQCGKKFRWRSDLVRHQITHTGERPYGCPECGKNFGQSSHLVRHRRTHTANPSHPWLGPSNGFPLPKADVKWMERGEEPWNPDLLSPEAEGTPGEIHTAAAGAAAAPTPRCKPAGRSYQCPGCRKSFQQSSHLLQHQTTHTGEGPYRCPDCGRAFSQSSDLVRHQRVHTGERPYRCPDCGRAFSQSSNLLQHRRTNSGARPFRCAQCGKAFGRSSHLLNHQATHSGERPFGCADCGKRFGHSSSLHKHRRVHTAQRPFGCADCGERFLRSADLLKHRRIHAGERPFGCTDCSKRFLQSSDLLKHQHVHTGEKPYTCGECGRGFSQRSHVVKHRRVHSRDKT, encoded by the exons ATGGCCGCCACTCAAGAggtgcctcccccagccctgggcctccaTTTCCTGTATCCGCTGGAGGAGACGATGGCACCACGGGTGAAAATGGAGGAGCCCGAACCGCTAggcccagagccaggctgggagtgggaggcgGCCAGCAAGGCGCCATGGCTGGTGCAGGCCGGGACCATTGGGGAGCTGCTGAGGTGGGCGGCTCCTCAGCAGGCCCGGCCTGAGGAGACACCCCAATGCTGGTGGGGGCAACGGTCGCCCCTGGAAGTCCTCCCGCCTTGGGAGAGCCCCACCCTGCCAGACAACAGCGCCCTCTTTGGGCAAGCAACCGACGCCTGCCCATGGCCCCGAGGGGAGCGCTTGGCACGACTCACGCCAACCCTCAGCAGCGAGGCCTTCAGCAGCTCACGGGCAGGGGATGCCAAGGATTATGGGAAGGTGAAGGCGGCCATCTTGGGAGCAGAGAGGGCAGCCATCTTGGGAGAGCAGTTAACGCGACTCACGCCAACCCTCAGCAGCGAGGCCTATCGCAGCCTAGAGCCTGGAGATGCCAAGGATTATGGGAAGGCTGCCATTTTGGGAGTGGATAGGGCAGCCATTTTGGGAGTGGACAAGACAGCCATCTTGGGAGAGCCATTACCGCGTCTCACACCAACCCTCAGCAGCGAGGCCTATCGCAGCCTAGAGGGTGGAGATGCTAAGGAATACGGGAAGGCAGCCCTTTTGGGGGTGGATAGGGCAGCCATTTTGggaatggacaaagcaggcatcTTGGGAGAGCAGTTGATGCGACTCACGCCAACCCTTAGCAGTGAGGCCTATCGCAGCCTAGAGGCCGGAGATGCCAAAGATTATGGGAAGGCTGCCATTTTGGGGGTGGATAGGGCTGCCATTTTAGGAGTGGACAAGGTGACCATGTTGGGAGAGCAGTTGACACGACTCACACCAACCCTCAGCGGTGAGGCCTACCGCAGCCTGGGGACAGGAGATGCCAAGGATTATGGGAAAGCTTCCATTTTGGGGGCAGATAGGGCAGCCATCTTGGGAGTGGACAAGGAGGCCATCTTGGGAATGGACAAGGCGGCCATCTTAGGAGAGCAGTTGACGCATCTCACGCCAACCCTCAATGGTGAGGTCTACCGGAGCCTGGAGGCCAGAGATGCCAAGGGTTATGAGAAGGCAGTCATCATGGGAGAGCAGTTGACACAATTCATGCCAGCCCTCAGCAGCGAGGCCTACCGTAGCCTAGAGGCTGGAGATGCCAAGGATTATGGGAAAGCTGCCATTCTGGGGGCAGACAAGGCAGCCATCTTGGGAATGGACAAGGCAGCCATCTTGGGAGTGGACAAAGTGGCCATCTTGGAAGAGCAACAGACACAATTCATGCCAACCCTCAGTGGCGAGGCCTACCGCAGCCTGGAGGCCGGAGACACCAAAGATTATGGCAAAGCGGCCATCTTGGGTGTTGGCAAGGCAGCCATCTTGGGAGTGGGCAAGGCTGCGGCAGAGAGGTGGCGCCAGTGCTTCCGAGGATTCAGCTACCAGGAGGCTGGTGGGCCACGGGAGGCCTGGGCCCGGCTCCGGGAGCTCTCCCGCCGCTGGCTGGAGCCCCAGCGCCGCACCAAGGAGCAGATCCTGGAGCTGCTGGTCCTGGAACAGTTCCTGAGCATCCTGCCGGGGGAGATGCAGAGCTGGGTCTGGGAACGAGGTCCCGAGACCTGCGCCGAGGCCGTGGCCCTGGCCGAGGGCTTCCAGCGGGGTCGGCCGGAGGCCGGGATGTGGGAGCAGCAg GTCACTGTGCGGGTGAAGGTGGAAAAACCCAGCATGGAGGAGACGCCGTGTGCAGGAGCATCATGGgaaactcccctgcccccactgccccGTCCCCAGGAGGGGGCGACACTGAGCCGGCCCGGCCCCGAGCTACCCTGCATCCCCAAGGAAGAGCCCCAGCCGCCCCCGG CAGCCATAATGGAGGATGCGAATCCGCAGCAGAAAAGTCCAAAGGAGGCCAAAGTGCCCAGCACCTGTCCCCCAAAATCCGATGGGGACCGGGGCCCTGGGAGTCAGGGTAGGGCTGATGTCCCCCAGCCGCCGAGGGAACTCACCCAGCATGCCCATGACCCTGATGCTGTGTCTGGCTCCCATCCAATCCAGGGGCCTCACCTTTGCCCCCAATGTGGCCGGAGCTTCCGCCAGAGTTCTGCCCTCATGGCTCACCAGCGGACCCACACTGGCGAGAAACCTCACCAGTGCCCgcagtgcgggaagagcttctcCCGGGGCTCCCAGCTCACTCGTCATCTGCGAATCCATGGGGCAGAGAGATCCCACCGCTGCCATCAATGCAGCCGGAGTTTCTACCACAGCTCCGAGCTGGCCAGGCACCGGGCCTCCCACAGCAAGGACCGGCCCTACGGGTGCAGCCAGTGCGGGAAGAAGTTCCGTTGGCGCTCCGACCTGGTGCGCCATCAAATCACCCACACTGGCGAGCGTCCCTACGGCTGCCCAGAGTGTGGCAAGAACTTTGGGCAGAGCTCCCACTTGGTGAGGCACCGCAGGACCCACACAGCC aatccatcacATCCCTGGCTAGGACCTTCCAATG gcttccccctccccaaggccgACGTGAAGTGGATGGAGCGAGGGGAAGAGCCGTGGAACCCTGATCTCCTATCGCCTGAGGCTGAGGGGACCCCCGGTGAGATCCACACAG CAGCTGCCGGGGCGGCTGCAGCCCCGACCCCCCGCTGCAAGCCGGCCGGCCGCTCCTACCAGTGCCCGGGGTGCAGGAAATCCTTCCAGCAGAGCTCGCACCTGCTCCAGCACCAGACCACGCACACGGGTGAGGGGCCCTACCGCTGCCCCGACTGCGGCCGGGCCTTCAGCCAGAGCTCTGACCTGGTGCGGCACCAGCGCGTCCACACGGGCGAGCGCCCCTACCGCTGCCCCGACTGCGGCCGGGCCTTCAGCCAGAGCTCCAACCTGCTCCAGCACCGGCGCACCAACTCCGGCGCCCGCCCCTTCCGCTGCGCCCAGTGCGGCAAGGCCTTCGGCCGCAGCTCCCACCTGCTCAACCACCAGGCCACCCACTCCGGCGAGCGGCCTTTCGGCTGCGCCGATTGCGGCAAGCGCTTCGGCCACAGCTCCAGCCTGCACAAACACCGGCGCGTCCACACTGCCCAGCGGCCCTTTGGCTGCGCCGACTGCGGCGAGCGCTTCCTTCGGAGCGCCGACCTGCTCAAACACCGGCGCATCCACGCTGGCGAGCGGCCCTTCGGCTGCACTGACTGCAGCAAACGCTTCCTCCAGAGCTCCGATCTGCTCAAACACCAGCATGTCCACACTGGGGAGAAGCCCTACACCTGCGGGGAGTGCGGGCGTGGCTTCAGCCAGCGCTCCCACGTGGTCAAACACCGCCGGGTCCACAGCCGGGACAAGACCTGA